In Deinococcus aestuarii, a single genomic region encodes these proteins:
- the hutU gene encoding urocanate hydratase encodes MPPVPPAAPVVRAPRGAQRTAKGWIQEAAKRMLMNNLDPEVAEHPEHLVVYGGRGKAARSWEAFSKIVETLDRLENDETLLIQSGKPVAVLKTHEWAPRVLLANSNLVPHWANWETFDRLDRAGLMMYGQMTAGSWIYIGTQGIVQGTYETFASAGKKHFGGSLKGTVTVTAGLGGMGGAQPLAVKLAGGVSITIEVDPTRIQKRLETRYLDEVADDLPDAIARAERYRAQGEARSIGVLGNAADLVPRLVETGYTPDLITDQTSAHDPMWGYLPVLAPDEDAGRLRAEQPEVYRERAYAAMAGHVRAILELQRRGTVAFDYGNNLRQRAFEAGVEDAFGYPGFVPAFIRDSFCEGRGPFRWVALSGDPEDIRATDRALLDLFPQDERLQSWLTYAAEQIAFQGLPARICWLGYRERDRAALLFNEMVADGRLKAPVVIGRDHLDAGSVASPYRETEAMKDGSDAVSDWALLNFGVGIASGAAWMSFHHGGGVGLGFSQHAGLVAVADGTPEAALRLSRCLVNDPGMGVIRHADAGYDLALATARERGLDLPSLGVTGRP; translated from the coding sequence ATGCCCCCAGTCCCACCAGCGGCCCCCGTCGTTCGTGCCCCGCGCGGCGCCCAGCGCACCGCCAAGGGCTGGATTCAGGAGGCCGCCAAGCGGATGCTGATGAACAACCTCGACCCCGAGGTCGCCGAACACCCCGAGCATCTGGTCGTGTACGGTGGGCGCGGCAAGGCCGCCCGGAGCTGGGAGGCGTTTTCCAAGATCGTGGAGACGCTCGACCGCCTGGAGAACGACGAGACGCTGCTGATCCAGTCGGGCAAACCCGTCGCCGTCTTGAAGACCCACGAGTGGGCGCCGCGCGTCCTGCTCGCCAACTCCAACCTCGTGCCCCACTGGGCGAACTGGGAGACCTTCGACCGCCTCGACCGGGCGGGCCTGATGATGTACGGCCAGATGACCGCCGGAAGCTGGATCTACATCGGCACCCAGGGCATCGTGCAGGGCACCTACGAGACCTTCGCCAGCGCCGGGAAGAAGCACTTCGGCGGCAGCCTGAAGGGTACCGTCACGGTGACGGCGGGCCTGGGCGGCATGGGCGGCGCGCAGCCCCTCGCGGTGAAGCTGGCGGGCGGGGTGAGCATCACCATCGAGGTCGACCCCACCCGCATCCAGAAGCGTCTGGAGACCCGGTACCTGGACGAGGTGGCGGACGATCTCCCGGACGCCATCGCGCGCGCCGAGCGGTACAGGGCGCAGGGGGAGGCCCGCTCCATCGGCGTGCTCGGCAACGCCGCCGACCTCGTGCCCCGGCTGGTGGAGACCGGCTACACGCCCGACCTGATCACCGACCAGACGAGCGCCCACGACCCGATGTGGGGCTACCTCCCCGTGCTGGCCCCCGACGAGGACGCGGGCAGGCTGCGCGCCGAGCAGCCGGAGGTCTACCGCGAGCGGGCCTACGCGGCGATGGCGGGGCACGTCCGCGCGATCCTCGAACTCCAGAGGCGCGGCACCGTCGCCTTCGACTACGGCAACAACCTGCGGCAGCGGGCCTTCGAGGCGGGGGTGGAGGACGCCTTCGGCTACCCCGGCTTCGTGCCCGCCTTTATCCGCGATTCCTTCTGCGAGGGCCGGGGCCCTTTTCGCTGGGTGGCCCTCTCCGGCGACCCCGAGGACATCCGCGCGACCGACCGGGCGCTGCTGGACCTCTTCCCGCAGGACGAGCGGTTGCAGTCCTGGCTGACCTATGCCGCCGAGCAGATCGCCTTCCAGGGCCTCCCGGCGCGCATCTGCTGGCTGGGCTACCGGGAGCGCGACCGCGCGGCCCTGCTGTTCAACGAGATGGTCGCGGACGGTCGCCTGAAAGCCCCCGTCGTGATCGGCCGCGACCACCTCGACGCGGGGAGCGTCGCCAGCCCCTACCGGGAGACGGAGGCGATGAAGGACGGCTCCGACGCCGTGAGCGACTGGGCGCTGCTCAACTTCGGCGTCGGCATCGCGTCGGGCGCGGCCTGGATGAGCTTTCACCACGGCGGCGGGGTGGGCCTGGGCTTCTCGCAGCACGCGGGGCTGGTGGCGGTGGCGGACGGCACGCCGGAGGCCGCCCTGCGCCTCAGCCGTTGCCTCGTCAACGACCCGGGCATGGGCGTGATTCGCCACGCCGACGCCGGGTACGACCTCGCGCTTGCGACCGCCCGCGAACGCGGCCTCGACCTGCCCAGCCTGGGGGTGACGGGCCGACCATGA
- a CDS encoding arginase family protein — MTAPAHLPYGGITSFARAPIVEPGGEWRADVGVLGIPFDLALGFRPGARYAPRALREASLRYVPPFSDLSGRTRLGGVTFADAGDVVLPSLEPELARERITRAARQVRSRCRLPVFLGGDHSVTFPLLRAFDDVPELHVVQLDAHLDFTDERNDTRYSNSSPFRRAVEALPGLVHITTLGLRGLRHDPEGVRVARGRGHTLISLPEVAADLPAVLSALPSGKNVYLSVDADALDPAVLPGTSSPEPDGLTYGQTLDLIRAAVERNTPVGLDLVELAPNLDPTGRSALIGARLVMETLCEVFDARG; from the coding sequence GTGACCGCCCCCGCCCACCTCCCCTACGGCGGCATCACCTCCTTTGCCCGCGCGCCCATCGTGGAACCGGGGGGCGAGTGGCGGGCGGACGTGGGGGTCCTGGGCATTCCCTTTGACCTCGCGCTCGGCTTCCGTCCGGGGGCCCGGTACGCGCCCCGCGCCCTGCGGGAGGCCAGCCTGCGGTACGTCCCGCCCTTCAGCGACCTGTCGGGCCGGACCCGTCTGGGGGGGGTGACGTTCGCCGACGCGGGGGACGTGGTGCTGCCCAGCCTGGAACCCGAACTCGCCCGCGAGCGCATCACGCGGGCGGCCCGGCAGGTCCGGTCCCGCTGCCGCCTTCCCGTCTTTCTGGGTGGGGATCACAGCGTCACCTTCCCGCTGCTGCGGGCTTTCGACGACGTGCCTGAGCTCCACGTCGTCCAGCTCGACGCCCACCTCGACTTCACCGACGAGCGCAACGACACGCGCTACAGCAACTCCAGCCCCTTCCGGCGGGCGGTGGAGGCCCTGCCCGGCCTCGTCCACATCACCACGCTGGGGCTGCGCGGGCTGAGACACGACCCGGAGGGGGTGCGGGTGGCCCGTGGGCGCGGTCACACCCTGATCAGCCTGCCGGAAGTCGCCGCCGATCTGCCCGCCGTCCTGAGTGCGCTCCCGAGCGGGAAGAACGTCTACCTGAGCGTGGATGCGGATGCCCTCGACCCCGCCGTGCTCCCCGGCACCAGCAGCCCCGAGCCGGACGGGCTGACGTACGGGCAGACGCTGGACCTGATCCGCGCGGCGGTGGAGCGCAACACGCCCGTCGGCCTGGACCTCGTGGAACTCGCGCCGAACCTCGACCCGACCGGGCGCAGCGCCCTGATCGGCGCGCGGCTGGTCATGGAGACCTTGTGCGAGGTGTTCGATGCGCGGGGCTGA
- the hutI gene encoding imidazolonepropionase: MGTLFTGISQLVTPAPGPQRGAAMRELTVLEDAALLVRDGLIAWVGPSRDAPSAPQGHDLGGVAVVPGLIDPHTHAVWAGDRLADFEARVEGVSYEEMLARGGGIRSTIRATAAASVEELVRLARPRLEALARSGATTVEVKSGYGLDFDAEVRMLEAVRELQAEFALVPTLLIHVPPVRGRKDYVQGVINSLIPRAAEQKNHSLWSVPHSGGELFPKFTPPLAKAVDVFCEKEAFSVEESRRILMAAREHGLGVKLHADQFHALGGVDLACELGALSVDHLEASGPAQIAALADSPTVATVLPGVTLHLGLPAAPARALIDAGACVAVGTDLNPGSSPLFSAGLALALAVRLCGLTPAEALTAGTVNAAAALGLRDRGALAPGQRADFLALHSSDWRELVYTLGAPPVRDVFVAGERLPL; encoded by the coding sequence ATGGGGACGCTGTTCACCGGCATCTCGCAACTGGTGACCCCCGCCCCCGGTCCCCAGCGAGGCGCGGCGATGCGCGAGCTGACCGTGCTGGAAGATGCCGCCCTGCTCGTCCGGGACGGGCTGATCGCCTGGGTCGGGCCGAGCCGGGACGCGCCGTCCGCGCCGCAGGGGCACGACCTGGGCGGCGTGGCCGTCGTGCCCGGCCTCATCGACCCGCACACGCACGCGGTCTGGGCCGGGGACCGCCTCGCCGACTTCGAGGCGCGGGTGGAGGGCGTCTCCTACGAGGAGATGCTTGCGCGGGGCGGCGGCATCCGCTCCACCATACGGGCGACGGCGGCAGCGAGCGTCGAGGAGTTGGTCCGTCTCGCCCGGCCCCGGCTGGAGGCCCTGGCGCGTTCCGGCGCGACCACCGTCGAGGTCAAGAGCGGGTACGGGCTAGACTTTGATGCGGAAGTGCGAATGCTTGAGGCGGTACGCGAGCTTCAAGCGGAGTTCGCACTGGTGCCCACGCTGCTAATTCACGTTCCGCCCGTCAGGGGACGCAAGGACTACGTTCAAGGCGTCATCAATTCTCTCATCCCGCGAGCGGCTGAGCAGAAAAATCATTCTCTGTGGTCAGTGCCTCATTCAGGAGGTGAACTGTTTCCGAAGTTCACTCCCCCATTGGCAAAAGCTGTGGACGTGTTCTGTGAGAAGGAGGCGTTCAGCGTCGAGGAGTCGCGCCGCATCCTGATGGCAGCCAGGGAGCACGGCCTGGGCGTGAAGCTGCACGCCGATCAGTTCCACGCGCTCGGCGGGGTGGACCTCGCCTGCGAGCTCGGGGCACTCAGCGTGGATCACCTGGAGGCGAGCGGCCCGGCGCAGATCGCGGCGCTGGCCGACTCGCCCACCGTGGCGACGGTCCTCCCCGGCGTGACGCTCCACCTCGGGCTGCCCGCCGCCCCCGCCCGCGCGCTGATCGACGCCGGGGCCTGCGTGGCCGTCGGCACCGACCTGAACCCGGGCAGCTCGCCCCTCTTCAGCGCCGGGCTCGCGCTGGCCCTGGCCGTGCGGTTGTGTGGCCTCACGCCCGCCGAGGCCCTGACGGCGGGCACGGTCAACGCCGCCGCCGCCCTGGGGCTGCGGGACCGGGGAGCCCTCGCGCCTGGACAGCGGGCCGACTTCCTCGCGCTGCACTCCTCCGACTGGCGCGAGCTCGTCTACACGCTCGGCGCCCCCCCGGTCCGCGACGTGTTCGTGGCCGGGGAGCGCCTTCCCCTCTGA
- the hutH gene encoding histidine ammonia-lyase produces the protein MILDRTLTLPDFERVVRGFEPVTLAPGARERLRRARAVIERIVDGEEAVYGVNTGFGKFATVRIPREELAHLQHNLIVSHAIGMGGALPAEVVRGMMLLRAQSLALGHSGVREEVVDLLLALLNARAHPVVPAQGSVGASGDLAPLAHLALALIGQGDLDHAGTVRPAAGVLADLGLTPLDLRAKEGLALINGTQLMGSLLALSALDARLLARTAHLAAAMTVEAMRGSHRPFRDDVVRLRPHPGALEAASEVRAFLAGSEIAPSHAGCARVQDAYSLRAVPQVHGATLDVIAHAERVLATEFASVTDNPLIFPETGEVVSGGNFHGQPLALTADALTVAVAELASISERRCEQLLNPALSGLPGFLTPHGGLNSGLMIAQYTAAALVSENKVLSHPASVDSVPTSANQEDHVSMGAHAGRKLRQVLENTATVLAVELLCASQALDFQSLRAGAGVDGAYRFIRGFSRPLEHDRYYKPDLDRLLAEVRSGALLASGQAASSPRPESGARPEELGAPPPEESTSRH, from the coding sequence ATGATCCTGGACCGCACCCTGACCCTGCCCGACTTCGAGCGCGTCGTGCGCGGCTTCGAGCCGGTGACGCTCGCGCCAGGGGCCCGCGAACGGCTCCGGCGGGCGAGGGCCGTCATCGAGCGCATCGTGGACGGGGAGGAGGCCGTCTACGGCGTGAACACCGGCTTCGGGAAGTTCGCCACCGTCCGCATTCCCCGGGAGGAACTCGCCCACCTCCAGCACAACCTGATCGTCTCCCACGCCATCGGGATGGGGGGGGCGCTGCCCGCCGAGGTCGTGCGCGGCATGATGCTGCTGCGCGCCCAGTCGCTCGCGCTGGGGCACTCGGGGGTGCGCGAGGAGGTGGTGGACCTGCTGCTCGCCCTGCTGAACGCGCGGGCCCACCCGGTCGTCCCCGCCCAGGGCTCGGTGGGCGCGAGCGGCGACCTCGCCCCGCTGGCCCACCTCGCGCTCGCCCTGATCGGCCAGGGTGACCTCGACCACGCGGGCACCGTGCGCCCCGCCGCCGGGGTGCTCGCCGACCTGGGCCTCACGCCGCTCGACCTCCGGGCGAAGGAGGGGTTGGCGCTCATCAACGGCACGCAGCTCATGGGCAGCCTGCTCGCCCTGAGCGCTCTGGACGCCCGCCTGCTCGCGCGCACCGCCCACCTCGCCGCAGCGATGACGGTCGAGGCCATGCGGGGCAGCCACCGGCCCTTCCGGGACGACGTGGTGAGGTTGCGCCCCCACCCCGGCGCGCTGGAGGCGGCCTCGGAGGTGCGGGCCTTCCTGGCGGGGAGCGAGATCGCGCCTTCCCACGCGGGGTGCGCGCGGGTGCAAGACGCGTACAGCCTGCGGGCCGTGCCCCAGGTCCACGGGGCGACCCTCGACGTGATCGCGCACGCCGAGCGGGTCCTCGCCACCGAGTTCGCCTCGGTGACCGACAATCCCCTGATCTTCCCGGAGACGGGCGAGGTGGTCAGCGGCGGCAATTTCCACGGGCAGCCCCTGGCCCTGACCGCCGACGCGCTCACGGTGGCGGTGGCCGAACTCGCCTCCATCTCGGAGCGGCGCTGCGAGCAGCTCCTGAATCCGGCGCTTAGCGGCCTGCCGGGCTTCCTGACGCCGCACGGCGGGCTCAACAGCGGCCTGATGATCGCCCAGTACACCGCCGCCGCGCTCGTCAGCGAGAACAAGGTGCTCTCGCACCCGGCGAGCGTGGACAGCGTCCCCACCAGCGCCAACCAGGAAGACCACGTGTCGATGGGCGCCCACGCCGGGCGCAAGCTGCGTCAGGTGCTGGAGAACACGGCCACGGTCCTCGCCGTGGAGCTGCTGTGTGCCTCGCAGGCCCTCGACTTTCAATCCCTGCGGGCGGGCGCGGGCGTGGACGGCGCGTACCGCTTCATCCGCGGGTTCTCCCGCCCGCTGGAGCACGACCGCTACTACAAGCCCGACCTCGACCGCCTGCTCGCGGAAGTTCGGAGCGGCGCCCTCCTCGCTTCGGGGCAGGCCGCCAGCTCGCCCCGGCCCGAGTCGGGGGCCCGCCCCGAGGAGCTGGGTGCGCCTCCCCCGGAGGAAAGCACGTCCAGGCATTGA
- a CDS encoding PucR family transcriptional regulator — translation MVKLNALREELGLAPVTPDEDLPTFDGAAAHLACVPASRWRPVYARLLAQELRPHLPAVVELLGDVRTAVDGPQAERAIAGWLAAVTGGQATIRSSWGDTVAQRGSPGEIRMEQRLVYEGRPVGSLHLEADPGWHPLFRLVAELARLARLQSAAAGAARRRVGERQFEALLAGDTTGAPEGGPCVLAALRLDRVLPRAERAREAHIHRLDVLCAVGEGYFHGRDLGCLTTVRGDKALWLWPSQDPEREARGLHTALLNATEEDLRLGVSSPQPGYGEVRAALRQALQALDEVRTPRGLVSFQRLDPLQALLDSPALHALSEQVRGRMRAEDEGGKLEDTLRQYLAHRGSLAELARNLNLHVNTLRYRLRRIEEVLEGELAEPAFVARLYLAFHAAPREGRRAPGSA, via the coding sequence ATGGTGAAGCTCAACGCGCTGCGAGAGGAACTGGGTCTCGCACCCGTGACGCCGGACGAGGACCTCCCCACCTTCGACGGCGCGGCGGCCCACCTCGCCTGTGTCCCCGCCTCCCGCTGGCGTCCGGTCTACGCGCGGTTGCTGGCCCAGGAATTGCGCCCCCACCTGCCCGCCGTGGTCGAGTTGCTGGGGGACGTCAGGACAGCGGTGGACGGGCCCCAGGCGGAACGGGCCATCGCCGGGTGGCTGGCGGCGGTGACGGGCGGGCAGGCGACCATCCGCTCAAGCTGGGGAGACACCGTGGCCCAGCGGGGCTCCCCGGGGGAGATTCGGATGGAGCAACGTCTGGTCTACGAGGGCCGTCCCGTCGGCAGCCTGCACCTGGAGGCCGACCCCGGCTGGCACCCCCTCTTCCGGCTGGTCGCCGAACTCGCGCGGCTGGCCCGCCTGCAATCCGCCGCCGCTGGAGCGGCCCGCCGCCGGGTGGGCGAGCGGCAGTTCGAGGCGCTGCTCGCCGGGGACACGACCGGCGCCCCGGAGGGCGGTCCCTGCGTCCTGGCCGCCCTGCGTCTGGACCGGGTCCTGCCCCGCGCCGAGCGGGCCCGCGAGGCGCACATCCACCGGCTGGACGTGCTCTGCGCGGTCGGCGAGGGGTACTTTCACGGGCGGGACCTGGGCTGCCTGACCACCGTGCGGGGCGACAAGGCCCTGTGGCTGTGGCCGAGCCAGGACCCGGAACGCGAGGCGCGGGGCCTGCACACGGCCCTCCTCAACGCCACGGAGGAGGACCTGCGGCTGGGCGTGAGCAGCCCGCAGCCCGGATACGGCGAGGTCAGGGCGGCGCTGCGGCAAGCTCTCCAGGCATTAGACGAAGTGCGGACCCCGCGCGGCCTGGTCTCCTTCCAGCGCCTTGACCCACTCCAGGCCCTGCTGGACAGCCCGGCCCTGCACGCCCTCTCCGAGCAGGTGCGGGGGCGCATGCGGGCGGAGGACGAGGGCGGGAAGCTGGAAGATACCCTGCGGCAGTACCTCGCGCACCGGGGCTCGCTGGCCGAGCTGGCCCGGAACCTGAATCTGCACGTCAACACCCTGCGCTACCGCCTGCGCCGCATCGAGGAGGTGCTGGAGGGTGAGCTGGCCGAGCCCGCCTTCGTGGCCCGGCTGTACCTCGCCTTTCACGCTGCCCCCCGGGAGGGACGCCGGGCGCCCGGTTCGGCCTGA
- the hpaE gene encoding 5-carboxymethyl-2-hydroxymuconate semialdehyde dehydrogenase — protein MTVSLPVPTHEALRERLRQRPLQHFIGGGWVDAAGGETFDVHTPTDNSLLTRAASGDATDVDRAAQAAWDAFPAWRAMSGKARRKILYRVASLIEERAEEIALLESMDTGQPIRFMKSAAVRAAENFRFFADRAEGAQDGLSLPAEGFLNYTLRQPVGPVGIITPWNTPFMLSTWKIAPALAAGCTVVHKPAEWSPVTATLLAEIMHEAGIPSGVVNLVHGFGETTGRALTEHPHIKAIAFIGESSTGSLIQKQCADTLKRVHLELGGKNPVVVFADADLDRALDAVVFMLYSLNGQRCTSSSRLLVERSVHDEFVAKLAERVANIRVGDPLDPKTEVGPLVHPRQFEKVCSYFDIARQDGATVAVGGERIGMTGNYVQPSLITNAHSPMRVAQEEIFGPVLTVLAFDTEEEALHVANDVKYGLAGYLWTNDLTRAHTFAQGLDVGMVWINSENVRHLPTPFGGMKASGIGRDGGDYSFDFYMETKNIAVNLNRHRAARLGVGEGQPGRDAADKRLAE, from the coding sequence ATGACCGTATCCCTGCCCGTCCCCACGCACGAGGCGCTGCGGGAGCGTCTGAGGCAGCGCCCTCTCCAGCACTTCATCGGCGGGGGGTGGGTGGACGCCGCGGGCGGGGAGACGTTCGACGTTCACACGCCCACGGACAATAGCCTCCTGACCCGGGCGGCGAGCGGGGACGCGACCGACGTGGACCGCGCCGCCCAGGCCGCCTGGGACGCTTTCCCGGCCTGGCGGGCGATGAGCGGCAAGGCCCGCCGCAAAATCCTGTACCGCGTCGCGTCGCTGATCGAGGAGCGGGCCGAGGAGATCGCCCTGCTGGAGAGCATGGACACCGGGCAGCCCATCCGCTTCATGAAGTCCGCCGCCGTGCGCGCCGCTGAGAACTTCCGCTTCTTCGCGGACCGGGCGGAGGGGGCCCAAGACGGCCTGAGCCTCCCCGCCGAGGGCTTCCTCAATTACACGCTGCGCCAGCCCGTCGGCCCAGTCGGAATCATCACGCCCTGGAACACGCCCTTCATGCTCTCGACGTGGAAGATCGCCCCGGCCCTCGCCGCCGGATGCACGGTCGTCCACAAGCCCGCCGAGTGGAGCCCGGTTACCGCCACCCTCCTCGCCGAGATCATGCATGAGGCAGGCATTCCCAGCGGCGTGGTCAACCTCGTGCACGGCTTCGGGGAGACGACGGGCAGGGCGCTGACCGAGCACCCACACATCAAGGCCATCGCCTTCATCGGCGAGAGCAGCACGGGCAGCCTGATCCAGAAGCAGTGCGCGGACACCCTCAAGCGCGTCCACCTCGAACTCGGCGGGAAGAACCCGGTCGTGGTGTTCGCCGACGCTGACCTCGACCGCGCCCTCGACGCCGTGGTCTTCATGCTCTACAGCCTCAACGGGCAGCGTTGCACGAGTTCGAGCCGCCTGCTCGTGGAGCGATCCGTCCACGACGAGTTCGTCGCCAAGCTCGCCGAGCGTGTGGCGAACATCCGCGTGGGCGATCCCCTCGACCCGAAAACCGAGGTCGGCCCGCTGGTCCACCCCCGCCAGTTCGAGAAGGTCTGCTCGTACTTCGACATCGCGCGGCAGGACGGAGCGACGGTGGCGGTGGGCGGCGAGCGTATTGGGATGACCGGGAACTATGTGCAGCCCAGCCTTATCACGAACGCCCATTCACCCATGCGGGTCGCCCAGGAGGAAATCTTCGGGCCGGTCCTGACCGTCCTCGCCTTCGACACGGAGGAGGAGGCGCTGCACGTCGCCAATGACGTGAAGTACGGCCTCGCCGGGTACCTCTGGACGAACGACCTCACCCGGGCGCACACCTTCGCGCAGGGGCTGGACGTGGGGATGGTCTGGATCAACTCGGAGAACGTCCGCCACCTCCCGACCCCCTTCGGCGGCATGAAGGCGAGCGGCATCGGGCGGGACGGCGGGGACTACTCCTTCGACTTCTACATGGAGACGAAGAACATCGCCGTCAACCTGAACAGGCACCGGGCCGCCCGGCTGGGGGTGGGCGAGGGGCAGCCGGGGCGGGACGCGGCAGACAAGAGGCTGGCGGAGTAG
- a CDS encoding VOC family protein, producing the protein MTPVLDHVSFKVRNVAATGAFYAALGAEVTPYSGERLAVTFSGGTRLIFQETSTPFSPDAVDYLGLECAGDAGVDELFARLAASGAQLRDVRAEFASAPGPYGFFLRDPDGYLVKVFHYHEET; encoded by the coding sequence ATGACACCCGTTCTGGACCATGTGAGCTTCAAGGTGAGAAACGTCGCCGCAACCGGAGCCTTCTACGCCGCCCTCGGCGCCGAGGTGACTCCTTACAGTGGGGAACGCTTAGCAGTGACGTTCAGCGGTGGCACCCGTCTGATTTTTCAGGAGACGAGCACGCCCTTCTCCCCCGACGCCGTGGACTACCTGGGTCTGGAGTGTGCGGGCGATGCCGGAGTCGATGAGCTTTTCGCCCGCCTTGCCGCGTCCGGCGCCCAACTTCGGGATGTGCGCGCCGAGTTCGCGTCGGCCCCCGGCCCCTACGGCTTCTTTCTGCGCGACCCCGACGGCTATCTGGTGAAGGTCTTTCATTACCACGAGGAGACGTAA
- the hpaB gene encoding 4-hydroxyphenylacetate 3-monooxygenase, oxygenase component, translated as MATATGQQFLDRLRQNPPNLYVDGARVEDPTTHPATRNIAHSLAGLYDLQHDPRLRDVLTYEENGERYATAFMVPRTKDDLRKIGEAHRIRANFSLGTLGRAPDYMNTNVMAAGMASDYFDQCEHSGPKGSGRNFSENMRRYYEYVRDNDLCLTHALTNPQVNRSKQASELPDPYIAMGIVEETEAGVIVRGARMLATLPIADEILIFPSTVIKENGDKSRYAMGFGLPTNAPGLYFQCREPFDLGRDVEDHPLSSRFDEQDAFVIFDDVLVPWERVFLMYDMTLANQAYARTDAVLHMAYQVVNQKVSKTEAFLGIAQSIVDTVGSGQFQHVQQKVSEIIITLEIMKALQVAAVEGAELNQYGVMTPARGPLDAARNYYPSVYPRLNEIIQLLGASGIIMMPGKADREGPLGHFIEKHLQATNASAEDRLKLFRLAWDLTLSAFGARQNLYEKHFFGDPIRMYSALYEVYDKGPYVERIRQFLHQPQPIAAD; from the coding sequence ATGGCTACAGCGACCGGACAGCAGTTCCTCGACCGCCTCCGCCAGAACCCCCCCAACCTCTACGTGGACGGCGCGCGGGTCGAGGACCCCACCACCCACCCCGCCACCCGCAACATCGCCCACTCCCTCGCCGGGCTGTACGACCTCCAGCACGACCCCCGCCTGCGCGACGTGCTGACCTACGAGGAGAACGGCGAGCGGTACGCGACCGCCTTCATGGTGCCGCGCACGAAGGACGACCTTCGGAAGATCGGCGAAGCGCACCGCATCCGCGCGAACTTCTCGCTAGGCACGCTGGGCCGCGCGCCGGACTACATGAACACGAACGTCATGGCCGCTGGGATGGCGAGCGACTACTTCGACCAGTGCGAGCACAGCGGGCCGAAGGGCTCGGGGCGCAACTTCAGCGAGAACATGCGCCGGTATTACGAGTACGTGCGCGACAACGACCTGTGCCTCACCCACGCGCTCACCAACCCGCAGGTCAACCGCAGCAAGCAGGCGTCCGAACTCCCCGATCCCTACATCGCTATGGGGATCGTCGAGGAAACGGAGGCGGGCGTGATCGTGCGCGGCGCCCGAATGCTCGCCACGCTGCCCATCGCCGACGAAATCCTGATCTTTCCCTCCACAGTGATCAAGGAGAACGGCGACAAGAGCCGCTACGCGATGGGCTTCGGCCTGCCGACCAACGCGCCCGGCCTGTACTTCCAGTGCCGCGAGCCCTTCGACCTGGGGCGGGACGTGGAGGATCACCCCTTATCGAGCCGATTCGACGAGCAGGACGCCTTCGTGATCTTCGACGACGTGCTCGTGCCCTGGGAGCGCGTGTTCCTGATGTACGACATGACGCTCGCCAACCAGGCGTATGCCCGGACGGACGCCGTGCTGCACATGGCTTATCAGGTGGTGAACCAGAAGGTCTCCAAGACCGAGGCGTTTCTGGGCATCGCGCAGAGCATCGTGGACACGGTAGGCAGCGGGCAGTTCCAGCACGTGCAGCAGAAGGTCAGCGAAATCATCATCACGCTGGAGATCATGAAGGCCCTTCAGGTGGCGGCGGTGGAAGGGGCAGAGTTGAACCAGTACGGCGTGATGACCCCGGCACGTGGACCGCTCGACGCTGCCCGCAACTACTACCCCAGCGTCTACCCGCGCCTGAACGAGATCATTCAGCTTCTCGGCGCCTCAGGAATCATCATGATGCCGGGCAAGGCCGACCGGGAGGGACCGCTCGGGCACTTCATCGAGAAGCACCTCCAGGCGACGAACGCGAGCGCGGAAGACCGCCTGAAACTGTTCCGCCTGGCCTGGGATCTGACGTTGAGTGCCTTCGGGGCGCGGCAGAACCTGTACGAGAAGCACTTCTTCGGTGATCCCATCCGCATGTACAGCGCCCTGTACGAGGTGTACGACAAGGGGCCGTACGTGGAGCGCATCCGGCAGTTCCTGCACCAGCCGCAGCCCATCGCCGCCGACTGA